The DNA window TTTCATGCAATTTAGTCGCATTCTTGAATGTAACAACTCCTGGTATTGAAATTAAATAACCTCTTTTAGTAAATTTTCTTGCAAGTTCAATTCCTCTAGTATAACAATGAACAATTGCTTTTTTAACTTGAAGTTTATCTAAAATTTCTAAGGCATCTAAATATGCTTGATCAGATTCATCTTTATCTCTAATATGCATCATAACGACTAAATCATTATTCTTTGCTATTTTTATTTGTTCTTTAAAAAATTCCTTTTGAATTTCTTTGTGTTGATCTGTATAAAAATAGTCAAGTCCTACCTCTCCAATAGCAACTACTTTATCACTGTGGGCCATTTCTTCAATTTCTAACAAGTCTTGTTTATTAAACTTATATACATCATTTGGGTGAATACCAATAGCTGCATATACATTTGGGTATTTCAATGCATATTTACATGCTTCTTTAGAAGATTTAATGTCAAAGCCAACACAGCAAAAATGAGATACTCCATTTACTTTGGCATCTTTTATCATTTCAGAAACTTCAATTTCTTGTTCCTTATAAACAACATCATTAAAATGTGTATGTGTATCAAATATACCTGCCATAATTTAAACCTACTTTCCTAAACAATACTTTCTAAAAATATTGTCAATTACTTCTTCATCTGCGTCATAAATTCCTAAAAGATTATTTAGAATTTTTAAAATTTCATAAAGATCTACATTTATTAAATCAGTTGTAAAACCTTCTTTAATATTGTTTAAGCTATTTTCTAATAATACTAATATATTTTTGAACATCTCTATATGAAATACATTGGATAAAATAGGAAGATCACTTTCAAGAATATCACCATTATTAAACTCTAATTCTATTTTATTTAAAAGTTCTTTTATATCTCCATTAATAGCAGAAACCACAACTAAATCTTGAAATTCTTTTTTGATTTTATCGATATCACTTTTTTTAAGCAATTCAGATTTATTTAAAACAACGAGATGTTTTTTATTTTTAATTTTTTCATATATCTCATAATTAATTTTACCTTTATTTATAACAAATAGAATAAGATTTGAAGTATTGATTAAAGAAATACTCTTATCTATTCCAATTTTTTCAACCTTATTTTTAGTTTCTCTAATTCCTGCACTATCAATTAAATTAAGTGTAAAATTTGCAAAATTCAATTCACCTTCAACAATATCTCTAGTTGTACCTTCTATCTCTGTTACAATAGCTTTTTCTTCAGATATTAATGTATTTAAAAGTGATGATTTACCAACATTTGTTTCACCAAGTATTAGGGTATTTATTCCAGATTTTAAAAAATTGAATCTTTTACTTACATCTAATATTTTTATAGTATCTTCTTTCAAAGAACTAAGCTCAAAACTAATTTCTTCAGGACTTGAACCTTCAACATCATCATAATCTGGATAATCTATTGAGGTTTGAATTTTTGATA is part of the Spiroplasma cantharicola genome and encodes:
- the mnmE gene encoding tRNA uridine-5-carboxymethylaminomethyl(34) synthesis GTPase MnmE, which gives rise to MKLNINDTIVACATKIAKQAISIIRISGDNAFNITNKLLKEKLSNNTRIQIRKLFDKKDIIDEALILTFANGNSFTGENVVEIQCHGGILLTNHILSLLISNGARPALPGEFSQRAYLNGKINLIQAESINNLIDSKNELSLKISALNLEGKNNKALINMKEKLIDLISKIQTSIDYPDYDDVEGSSPEEISFELSSLKEDTIKILDVSKRFNFLKSGINTLILGETNVGKSSLLNTLISEEKAIVTEIEGTTRDIVEGELNFANFTLNLIDSAGIRETKNKVEKIGIDKSISLINTSNLILFVINKGKINYEIYEKIKNKKHLVVLNKSELLKKSDIDKIKKEFQDLVVVSAINGDIKELLNKIELEFNNGDILESDLPILSNVFHIEMFKNILVLLENSLNNIKEGFTTDLINVDLYEILKILNNLLGIYDADEEVIDNIFRKYCLGK
- a CDS encoding TatD family hydrolase, translated to MAGIFDTHTHFNDVVYKEQEIEVSEMIKDAKVNGVSHFCCVGFDIKSSKEACKYALKYPNVYAAIGIHPNDVYKFNKQDLLEIEEMAHSDKVVAIGEVGLDYFYTDQHKEIQKEFFKEQIKIAKNNDLVVMMHIRDKDESDQAYLDALEILDKLQVKKAIVHCYTRGIELARKFTKRGYLISIPGVVTFKNATKLHETVEKLSLNEMIVETDAPYLTPEPKRGKLNMSKNIAYTIEKIANIKKINKADVIEATTSNAMKIFKIS